ATATGCGTATTGTCTGGGAGATGAATGTGAGAGCGATCATCCAATCCATAAACTATCCCAGGCTCTTCTTCTTGAGAGAAAGCACAAGCTTCCCGAAAACGTTTGTTCCAGCGATCACCACCAGGATCACGATTGCCTGAAGTATGTCCACCAATTCCTTCGGAACGATGGCGTTGACGACAAGCCCCCCATAACTGAGGGCGCCGAACAGCAAGGCCGCAAGCACCACGCCCAGCGGATGATTTCTGCCGAGAAGGGCGACCGCGATGCCCATGAAACCGATTCCCGAAGAGAAGCCCCCCTCGTAGTAATGCTTGTATCCCATCACGAAGTCCACTCCGACGAGACCCGAGAGAGCACCGCTCAGCGTCATCGCCGTTATCACGGCAGAGCCGACACTTATCCCGCCATACTCTGCCGCCGACGGATTCGAGCCCGTGGCTCTGAGCTCAAAGCCGAACTTCGTTTTCCACAAGAAGAGGTAGACGGCGACCGCGGCGCCGAGGGCGAGAAACAGGCTGAGGTTTACGGGCGAGCCCCTGAAGACCGGCCAGAACTCCTCCAATCTCGGAATCTGAGCCTGCGCGGCGATCCTC
The sequence above is a segment of the Candidatus Eisenbacteria bacterium genome. Coding sequences within it:
- a CDS encoding ABC transporter permease, with translation MNDILRQLDRGQLVQKLSGAIAVPVIAVATALLAGAAFIAAIGQSPVVVYGILLRGTFGNFYGLGQVLFKATPLIFTGLSVALAFKAGLFNIGAEGQLYIGAFAVAWVGFTFSGVPGFLLVPLCILAGALGGALWGFIPGYLKARFGTHEVINTIMLNFIAMALTGYLVTYVYFVPETVHTQRIAAQAQIPRLEEFWPVFRGSPVNLSLFLALGAAVAVYLFLWKTKFGFELRATGSNPSAAEYGGISVGSAVITAMTLSGALSGLVGVDFVMGYKHYYEGGFSSGIGFMGIAVALLGRNHPLGVVLAALLFGALSYGGLVVNAIVPKELVDILQAIVILVVIAGTNVFGKLVLSLKKKSLG